The Flammeovirga yaeyamensis genome segment TGATAAAGCCAACTTCCTTAGAGATAACCCCTTCCTTAATAAAGAAGTCTCCTTTCTTGATTATTTTGGTGGATGTCTGTTGGATAAAATCATCTATTTCAACATCAGTGAGTAGGTTGAACGATTGAAGGTGATTTTTTAAGTCCATGTAAAATCTAAAGAAATTAAAAGTTAAAAATGAAAAATGAAAAACGTGAATTGTTACTCTAACGCTCGTTACTCTTTAGGATGTTAAACTATACTGGCGCCGATGTTAAGCGAAGCGTCATTGGTGTTCAAAAACGTTAGAGGTCTCCCGACCTCGTTATTGGAACGTAAGTTCAAATAATTAATTATCAAATTTAAAACAATCTATGGACATAATTCTCGCGTTAGCTTAACTAACTACGTTTTTCATTTTTAACTTTTCATTTTTCATTTAAAACCCCGTTTTCACTCTAAAACCTCCACCAATCAAAAAATTATTTATATAAAAATAGAAATATCATTTGCATTTATTAAAATCATCCTTTATAATTGTATATACATTAATCGTTTAAACAAATAATGAATACAAAATCATATTATAAAGCCATTCATGAAATCATAAAAACAGGACATTGGATCACAGATGCTGTAGGTCAAGTTCTAAAGGAAGATAAGATTACTGAACCTCAGTTTAATGTTTTGAGAATATTAAAAGGACAGAAAGGATCGCCGATTACTGTTCAAGAAATACAGGAGCGAATGGTTCAGCGTTCGAGTAACGTGACTCGAATTAT includes the following:
- a CDS encoding MarR family winged helix-turn-helix transcriptional regulator, which produces MNTKSYYKAIHEIIKTGHWITDAVGQVLKEDKITEPQFNVLRILKGQKGSPITVQEIQERMVQRSSNVTRIIDKLLDKGLVKREECPTNRRKMDITITPFGLEELERFDQKVIEFHAPYTQNLTAEEAETLEKLIKKLKGE